One Coriobacteriia bacterium genomic region harbors:
- a CDS encoding transketolase family protein, which produces MSPKATREALGETLLELANEGFDVVAVEADLSKSTTTAKLGHVYPDRLFNVGIAEANMIDIAAGLAVSGKIAFTGSFAVFATGRAYDQIRNTVCYSCLNVKLTPTHAGITVGPDGGSHQMLEDIALMRVLPGMRVLVPADYNAAKAAIRVAAATPGPFYIRLGRMGVAEVYPARHEFEIGRAHTLREGTDVTLAACGVMVAEALAAAETLAAEGISAEVIDVATIKPLDAPALIASARKTGAVVTCEEHSIIGGLGSAVAEVLAENVPTPMKRVGVNDVFGTSGEPAELMAYFGLDADSIVRAARELLGR; this is translated from the coding sequence GTGAGCCCCAAAGCAACTCGTGAGGCGCTGGGCGAGACACTGCTTGAGCTGGCGAATGAAGGATTCGATGTCGTGGCCGTGGAGGCCGACCTCTCGAAGTCGACGACAACCGCCAAGCTTGGCCACGTCTATCCTGACAGGCTCTTCAACGTCGGCATCGCCGAAGCGAACATGATTGATATCGCTGCCGGGCTCGCGGTGTCAGGCAAGATCGCCTTCACTGGCTCGTTCGCGGTGTTTGCGACAGGACGGGCGTACGATCAGATTCGCAACACCGTCTGCTATAGCTGCCTCAACGTGAAGTTGACCCCTACGCATGCCGGCATCACGGTCGGCCCTGACGGCGGAAGCCATCAGATGCTTGAGGATATCGCGCTCATGCGCGTACTCCCGGGCATGCGCGTGCTCGTTCCGGCCGACTACAACGCCGCCAAGGCGGCGATCCGCGTAGCGGCGGCAACGCCCGGGCCGTTCTACATCCGTCTCGGCAGGATGGGTGTGGCCGAGGTGTATCCCGCGCGGCACGAGTTCGAAATCGGCCGTGCGCATACGCTGCGCGAAGGAACCGATGTCACGCTGGCAGCCTGTGGCGTGATGGTGGCCGAGGCATTGGCCGCTGCGGAAACGCTTGCTGCCGAGGGCATATCGGCAGAGGTCATCGATGTGGCGACCATCAAGCCGCTCGACGCGCCTGCGCTGATCGCCAGTGCACGTAAGACCGGCGCCGTGGTAACGTGTGAGGAGCACAGCATCATAGGCGGGTTGGGTTCGGCGGTCGCCGAGGTGCTCGCCGAGAACGTTCCCACACCAATGAAGCGTGTGGGCGTGAATGACGTGTTCGGTACTTCAGGTGAACCTGCGGAGCTTATGGCGTATTTCGGCCTAGATGCCGATAGCATCGTGCGTGCGGCGCGCGAACTTCTCGGCAGGTGA
- a CDS encoding peptide chain release factor 2: MIENRTQEIAALRDKVAQIAGYLHIDAKRVELASLEAKASEPSFWDDQASAQATMAQAAGLREEISTCDVTMAALDDAEVANELAVAENDEELAAEVDVALKELGKRAVQLEVGSWFTEEFDHGDAIISISPGAGGLEAQDWAEMLMKMLTKYAERKKWKVEVNDLTPGVEIGIDRAVFTVHGRDAYGMLQSEMGVHRLVRISPTDEKKRRQTTFAAVEVLPVLPDDIAVDVRDEDLRIDVYRSSGPGGQSVNTTDSAVRITHIPSGLVVTCQNEKSQHKNKDAAMRILRARLYEIEKSKRDAEIQELRGPKRDNSFGSQIRNYVLYPYQLVKDVRTGVETGNVEAVLDGDIDEFVVGYHRWRVHAEGAASASAMTAPAQAG, encoded by the coding sequence ATGATTGAGAACAGAACTCAGGAAATAGCGGCGCTTCGCGACAAGGTCGCCCAGATCGCCGGCTATCTGCACATCGACGCCAAGCGGGTGGAGTTGGCATCGCTTGAGGCCAAGGCCTCGGAGCCGAGCTTCTGGGACGATCAGGCGTCGGCCCAAGCCACAATGGCTCAGGCGGCCGGGCTGCGCGAAGAGATCTCGACGTGCGACGTCACCATGGCAGCGCTCGATGACGCCGAGGTCGCCAACGAGCTCGCAGTTGCCGAGAACGACGAGGAACTTGCTGCAGAGGTCGACGTGGCACTCAAGGAGCTTGGCAAGCGTGCAGTTCAGCTTGAGGTGGGTTCGTGGTTCACCGAGGAGTTCGACCACGGCGATGCCATCATCTCGATCAGCCCCGGGGCGGGTGGGCTTGAGGCCCAGGACTGGGCCGAGATGCTCATGAAGATGCTCACGAAGTACGCCGAGCGCAAGAAGTGGAAGGTCGAGGTGAACGACCTGACGCCGGGCGTCGAGATCGGAATCGACCGGGCGGTGTTCACCGTGCATGGACGCGATGCCTACGGGATGCTGCAGTCGGAGATGGGCGTACACCGGCTGGTGCGCATCAGTCCTACGGATGAGAAGAAGCGTCGCCAGACGACGTTTGCCGCTGTCGAAGTGCTCCCGGTGTTGCCGGACGACATCGCGGTTGATGTCCGCGACGAAGACCTGCGCATCGACGTCTACCGCTCCAGCGGACCGGGTGGGCAGTCGGTCAACACGACCGACTCGGCCGTCCGCATCACGCACATCCCAAGCGGACTTGTGGTCACCTGCCAGAACGAGAAGTCGCAGCACAAGAACAAGGACGCCGCGATGCGGATTCTGCGCGCTCGCCTCTATGAGATCGAGAAGTCCAAGCGCGACGCCGAGATTCAGGAACTCAGGGGTCCCAAGCGCGACAACTCCTTCGGCAGCCAGATTCGCAACTACGTGCTTTACCCTTACCAGCTCGTGAAAGACGTGCGCACGGGCGTGGAGACCGGCAACGTCGAGGCTGTGCTTGACGGCGACATCGACGAGTTCGTCGTCGGGTATCACCGCTGGCGCGTTCATGCCGAGGGTGCGGCAAGTGCCTCGGCGATGACCGCTCCGGCTCAGGCCGGGTAG
- a CDS encoding ABC transporter permease, whose amino-acid sequence MSINVGYFLRESMQNFKRNWVMTLGAVITIYLSLLLVGVFLVTGSIVNSVVKSVEDKVSIQIFLKDGASSDDVSALQKALLADSMVQGVDYTSKTAALAKLKEEMGSEITDQLDGNPLPASLDVTLKDTRNVETVVASIKGNALFTKVADHPDDPEQSLKYGQQIVRQLFAVTQVIRWVEAVFVGMLSLVALIFINNTIRLAIYARRKEIGIMRLVGASNWFIRTPFLLEGVAQALVGAALAIATIIGLQSLALPRLGEALPFMSVAFSASSTTQVAAILVLGGVVIGLAGSGFAMRRYMKV is encoded by the coding sequence ATGTCGATTAATGTCGGGTACTTCCTTCGGGAGTCCATGCAGAACTTCAAGCGCAACTGGGTCATGACGCTAGGCGCCGTGATCACGATCTATCTGTCGCTTCTGCTTGTCGGCGTGTTCCTTGTCACGGGATCAATCGTTAACAGCGTGGTCAAGTCCGTTGAGGACAAGGTTTCCATCCAGATATTCCTGAAAGACGGCGCATCTTCAGATGACGTCAGTGCGCTTCAGAAGGCGTTGCTTGCCGATTCGATGGTCCAGGGTGTGGATTACACCAGCAAGACCGCAGCGTTGGCGAAGCTCAAGGAAGAGATGGGTTCGGAGATAACGGATCAGCTGGACGGAAATCCTCTGCCAGCTTCGCTCGATGTGACCCTGAAGGATACCCGCAACGTTGAAACGGTTGTCGCCTCGATCAAGGGCAACGCGCTGTTCACGAAGGTGGCGGATCATCCGGATGATCCTGAACAGTCTCTCAAGTACGGCCAGCAGATAGTCCGCCAGTTGTTTGCGGTCACGCAGGTGATTCGCTGGGTTGAGGCCGTGTTCGTGGGCATGCTTTCACTGGTGGCCCTCATATTCATCAATAACACCATTCGCCTTGCGATCTACGCACGCCGCAAGGAGATCGGCATCATGCGTCTCGTTGGGGCGAGCAACTGGTTCATCCGGACGCCATTCTTGCTTGAAGGGGTAGCGCAGGCCCTAGTAGGCGCCGCTCTCGCGATTGCGACGATAATTGGGCTGCAAAGCTTGGCCTTGCCTCGGCTTGGCGAGGCGCTGCCGTTCATGTCGGTGGCCTTCAGCGCAAGCTCGACGACTCAGGTCGCAGCGATCCTTGTGCTCGGCGGAGTGGTCATCGGACTTGCCGGTTCAGGATTCGCCATGCGTCGGTATATGAAGGTCTAG
- the secA gene encoding preprotein translocase subunit SecA, translated as MANFFQKLLTIGEGRQLREYENRVARINQLEPEVKALSDVELAAKTIEFRERLDNGEALDDLLEEAFAVTREASVRTLGMRHFDVQLIGGMVLNSGMIAEMKTGEGKTLVSTLAGYLNALPRTGVHVVTVNDYLAKRDSEWMGQIYRFLGMNVGIIQSQMDPSQRIPAYAADVTYGTNSEFGFDYLRDNMVVRPGDRVQRGHAFAVVDEVDSILIDEARTPLIISGAGTKSADAYKKFARVVPRLRDGLDYELDEAKKSVAATEDGLRKIESALGIENIYADPSGQLVNHLQQALKAQFLFKRDVDYVVKDGEVMIVDEFTGRLMYGRRYSEGLHQAIEAKERVSVREENQTLATITLQNYFRLYEKLSGMTGTAVTEDAEFRQIYKLPVMVIPTNRDMIRDDRNDLIYRNVDAKFGAVADEIQERNDAGQPVLVGTISIENSERLSRLLTKRGIEHDVLNAKFHEQEARIVAQAGRLKAVTIATNMAGRGTDIILGGNPEFLWPDILLQRGIDPELATGEQHAEALAEAKRICAEEHVRVVEAGGLAILGTERHESRRIDNQLRGRSGRQGDPGLSQFYLSLQDDLMRLFGGDRMDRISSMMERTQIPDDMPIQAGMVSKAIEGAQRQVESMNFSARKHVLEYDDVMNKQREVIYAERNRILDGKDVHDRVEEIMASTILAGVLEFCPERSYSEEWDWDGLATWYRELTGITGAVEELEGEGDNPHEVADTLTGRALEVYGRKEELLGPDGLRELERQVMLRVIDTRWMDNLQEMDYLKEGIGLRAMGQRDPLVEYKSEAFGMFGALVHSINEDFLRTVMHIEIVFEPAPEMPASLATASYSAPTESSIFAGAAAAADAFGVGGPTPGQIAAASAAAGSEKAATVVKDKADPWANVGRNDPCPCGSGKKFKKCHGAMV; from the coding sequence ATGGCCAACTTCTTTCAGAAGCTTCTCACGATCGGTGAGGGCAGGCAGCTTCGCGAATATGAGAACCGAGTCGCTCGAATCAACCAGCTTGAGCCGGAAGTAAAGGCGCTATCCGACGTTGAACTCGCCGCCAAGACGATTGAGTTTCGCGAGCGGCTCGACAACGGCGAAGCACTTGATGACCTTCTCGAGGAGGCTTTTGCAGTCACTCGCGAGGCGTCCGTTCGAACCCTCGGCATGCGGCATTTCGATGTGCAGCTTATCGGTGGTATGGTTCTGAACAGCGGAATGATCGCCGAGATGAAGACTGGTGAAGGCAAGACGCTGGTTTCGACCCTCGCCGGCTACCTGAACGCTCTCCCAAGAACTGGTGTCCACGTCGTGACCGTCAACGATTACTTGGCCAAGCGCGACAGTGAGTGGATGGGCCAGATCTACCGGTTCCTCGGCATGAATGTCGGAATCATCCAATCGCAGATGGATCCCTCACAACGCATTCCTGCGTATGCGGCCGATGTGACGTACGGCACAAACTCGGAGTTCGGATTCGACTACCTGCGCGACAACATGGTCGTGCGCCCCGGCGACAGGGTGCAGCGCGGGCATGCGTTTGCAGTCGTGGACGAAGTCGACTCGATCCTCATCGATGAGGCTCGCACGCCGCTCATCATCTCCGGCGCGGGAACAAAATCCGCCGATGCGTACAAGAAGTTCGCGCGAGTCGTTCCGCGCTTGCGTGACGGCCTCGACTACGAGCTCGATGAGGCGAAGAAGTCCGTCGCCGCCACGGAAGACGGCCTCCGCAAGATCGAAAGCGCGCTCGGCATCGAGAACATCTACGCCGATCCGTCGGGACAGCTGGTCAACCATCTCCAGCAGGCGCTGAAAGCGCAGTTCCTTTTCAAGCGCGATGTCGACTACGTCGTCAAAGACGGCGAGGTCATGATCGTCGACGAGTTCACAGGCCGCCTGATGTATGGCCGCCGCTACTCGGAAGGGCTGCATCAGGCCATTGAAGCCAAGGAGCGGGTGAGCGTTCGGGAGGAGAACCAGACCCTCGCGACCATCACGCTGCAGAATTACTTCCGCCTCTATGAGAAACTCTCCGGTATGACCGGTACGGCCGTCACGGAAGACGCCGAGTTCCGGCAGATCTACAAGCTGCCGGTCATGGTCATTCCCACCAACCGCGACATGATCCGCGACGATCGCAACGACCTGATCTACCGCAACGTCGACGCCAAGTTCGGCGCGGTCGCCGATGAGATCCAAGAGCGAAACGACGCTGGTCAGCCCGTTCTTGTCGGCACGATCTCGATTGAGAACTCCGAGCGCCTCAGCCGTCTGCTCACCAAGCGCGGCATCGAGCATGACGTCCTGAACGCGAAGTTCCACGAGCAGGAAGCACGTATTGTCGCGCAGGCCGGACGCCTCAAAGCTGTGACCATCGCCACCAACATGGCCGGCCGTGGAACCGACATCATCCTTGGCGGCAACCCTGAGTTCCTGTGGCCAGACATCCTGCTGCAGCGCGGAATCGACCCCGAACTGGCTACCGGCGAACAGCATGCGGAGGCACTCGCCGAGGCGAAGCGCATCTGTGCCGAGGAGCACGTGAGGGTTGTCGAGGCGGGCGGTTTGGCGATCTTGGGCACCGAGCGTCACGAGTCCCGGCGTATCGACAACCAGCTGCGTGGCCGCTCCGGTCGTCAAGGCGACCCGGGGCTGTCGCAGTTCTATCTCTCGCTTCAAGACGACCTAATGCGCCTCTTTGGCGGGGACCGTATGGACCGGATCAGCTCGATGATGGAGCGCACTCAGATCCCCGACGACATGCCAATCCAAGCCGGTATGGTCAGCAAGGCGATCGAGGGTGCGCAGCGCCAAGTGGAATCGATGAACTTCAGCGCGCGGAAACATGTCCTCGAGTACGACGACGTCATGAACAAGCAACGTGAAGTGATCTACGCCGAGAGGAACCGTATTCTCGACGGCAAAGATGTGCACGACCGCGTTGAGGAGATCATGGCCTCAACGATTCTCGCTGGGGTACTCGAATTCTGTCCGGAGCGCTCGTACTCCGAAGAGTGGGATTGGGACGGACTGGCGACCTGGTATCGCGAGTTGACCGGAATCACCGGGGCTGTCGAGGAGCTTGAAGGCGAGGGTGACAATCCGCACGAGGTCGCCGATACACTCACCGGCCGTGCGCTTGAGGTGTATGGGCGCAAAGAAGAGCTGCTCGGCCCCGACGGGCTGCGTGAACTTGAGCGGCAGGTCATGCTGCGCGTAATCGACACGCGTTGGATGGACAACCTGCAGGAGATGGACTACCTGAAAGAGGGCATCGGCCTTCGCGCCATGGGCCAGAGGGATCCGCTTGTTGAGTACAAGAGCGAGGCGTTCGGGATGTTCGGCGCACTCGTCCACTCTATCAATGAGGATTTCCTGCGTACGGTGATGCACATCGAGATCGTGTTCGAGCCCGCTCCGGAGATGCCGGCGTCGCTGGCAACGGCGAGTTACTCGGCGCCGACCGAATCCTCGATCTTTGCCGGCGCTGCCGCCGCTGCCGATGCGTTTGGCGTGGGCGGACCGACACCCGGCCAGATCGCGGCGGCATCGGCAGCGGCCGGAAGCGAGAAGGCCGCTACGGTCGTCAAAGACAAGGCCGATCCTTGGGCGAACGTGGGCCGCAACGACCCCTGCCCGTGCGGTAGCGGCAAGAAGTTCAAGAAGTGTCATGGAGCGATGGTCTAG
- the ftsE gene encoding cell division ATP-binding protein FtsE yields MRGVSKSYLDSRPALADVNLEINSGEFVFIVGHSGSGKSTLIRLMLRELLPSRGQIIVAGQDLAKMKSWKVPYLRRNIGCVFQDFKLLPNKTAFENVAFALEVIGKSRHVIRTQVPEVLRLVGLESKINNYPDEMSGGEQQRVSIARAFVNRPPLLLCDEPTGNLDPQTSLGIMKLLERINNTGTTVIVATHDRDMVDNMRRRVIALDSGKIIRDQDRGVYGYVD; encoded by the coding sequence ATGCGAGGTGTTTCGAAGTCCTATCTCGACTCTCGTCCGGCTCTTGCCGACGTCAACCTTGAGATCAACTCGGGTGAGTTCGTCTTCATCGTGGGCCATTCGGGTTCCGGAAAGTCCACACTGATCCGTCTCATGCTGCGGGAGCTTCTTCCGTCGCGCGGGCAGATCATCGTGGCAGGGCAGGATCTGGCCAAGATGAAGAGCTGGAAGGTCCCGTACCTGCGGCGAAACATTGGGTGCGTGTTCCAGGACTTCAAGCTGCTGCCCAACAAGACCGCGTTCGAGAACGTCGCGTTTGCGCTCGAAGTCATCGGCAAGTCGCGTCACGTAATCCGTACGCAGGTTCCTGAGGTCTTGAGGCTCGTCGGGCTCGAGAGCAAGATCAACAACTATCCGGACGAGATGTCCGGGGGCGAGCAGCAGCGGGTCTCCATCGCGCGGGCGTTCGTGAACCGGCCGCCGCTCCTGCTGTGCGATGAGCCGACCGGCAACCTTGACCCGCAGACGTCGCTCGGGATCATGAAGCTGCTCGAGAGAATCAACAACACCGGCACGACCGTGATTGTCGCAACGCACGATCGCGACATGGTCGATAACATGCGCCGGCGCGTCATTGCCCTGGACAGCGGCAAGATCATCAGGGACCAGGACCGAGGGGTGTATGGCTATGTCGATTAA
- a CDS encoding PHP domain-containing protein, with the protein MRLLADLHVHSVASGHAFSTIAENAAAARNSGLELIAITDHGPAVPQGSHFWYFWNLKVVPSILNGVRILKGCEANVSPSAENLIDLPEMVLENLDFVAVGFHPLSGCDGNDRARNTELLLQVMANPYVDQISHPGNEEEFPLLLDPIVEAAVRYNVILELNGHSFDATSSRSSSAKREREFAQAALAAGAPISIGSDAHFALHVGRFEAAVAVAEELGYTEERIVNHSAESVLAHLTAKRARPRLDTGGVWETP; encoded by the coding sequence ATGCGATTGCTCGCCGACCTTCATGTGCACAGCGTCGCCTCCGGCCATGCGTTCTCCACGATCGCCGAGAACGCCGCGGCTGCACGTAACTCAGGTCTCGAGCTCATCGCCATCACCGATCACGGCCCCGCTGTGCCGCAAGGTTCGCACTTCTGGTATTTCTGGAACCTCAAGGTCGTGCCCAGCATTCTCAACGGCGTTCGCATACTCAAGGGCTGCGAGGCCAATGTTTCCCCGAGTGCCGAAAATCTCATCGACCTACCCGAGATGGTCTTGGAGAACCTGGACTTCGTGGCCGTGGGATTTCATCCTCTGAGCGGTTGCGACGGGAACGACCGTGCCCGCAATACGGAGCTTCTGCTCCAAGTGATGGCCAACCCGTATGTTGACCAGATCTCGCACCCCGGCAATGAGGAGGAGTTCCCGCTACTGCTCGACCCAATTGTCGAGGCAGCAGTGCGCTACAACGTCATCCTTGAACTGAACGGGCACTCTTTCGACGCCACCAGCTCAAGGTCGTCGTCAGCCAAGCGCGAACGCGAGTTTGCGCAGGCGGCGCTTGCTGCCGGAGCGCCCATATCCATCGGCTCGGACGCGCACTTCGCGCTCCACGTAGGTCGGTTCGAGGCAGCCGTCGCAGTGGCCGAGGAGTTGGGCTACACCGAAGAGCGCATCGTGAACCACTCTGCCGAGAGCGTGCTGGCGCACCTCACCGCGAAGCGGGCTCGGCCTCGGCTCGACACCGGCGGCGTTTGGGAGACGCCATGA
- a CDS encoding transketolase — MSGSDVIRAKAAGMRRDIVEMIAKAGSGHPGGSLSAADIVATLYFGDVLRHDPNRPDWPARDRFILSKGHAAPVLYAALAEAGYFGRDHLGTLRKLGSILQGHPDCKKTPGVEVSTGSLGQGLSIAAGLAAGLRGGEHPENSLDDRTVFCLMGDGEIQEGQVWEAAMFAAHEALGNLVAIVDHNGLQIDGACSEVMCVGSVAQKFSAFGWTAVEVDGHDVDAVRDALLQAKAHEGGPIVVVAHTVKGKGVSFMEGDAGWHGKAPSAEQVAQAVAELAMDEGSEE, encoded by the coding sequence ATGTCTGGTAGCGACGTCATCAGGGCAAAAGCGGCCGGGATGCGCAGAGACATCGTCGAGATGATCGCCAAGGCCGGAAGCGGGCACCCCGGCGGTTCCCTCTCGGCGGCCGATATTGTCGCCACACTCTACTTCGGCGACGTCCTTAGACACGATCCGAACCGGCCCGACTGGCCTGCGCGGGACCGGTTCATCCTTTCGAAGGGGCATGCGGCACCCGTGCTGTATGCCGCACTTGCCGAGGCCGGCTACTTTGGCAGAGATCACTTGGGGACGCTGCGCAAGCTCGGGTCGATCCTGCAGGGCCATCCGGACTGCAAGAAGACGCCCGGCGTCGAGGTGTCCACCGGGTCGCTTGGCCAGGGACTCTCGATCGCGGCGGGACTAGCGGCAGGGCTTCGCGGAGGGGAACATCCCGAGAATTCGCTCGACGACCGCACGGTTTTCTGCCTGATGGGAGACGGCGAGATCCAAGAGGGCCAAGTGTGGGAGGCTGCGATGTTTGCTGCCCACGAGGCCTTGGGCAACCTGGTCGCCATCGTTGACCACAACGGGCTTCAGATCGACGGCGCTTGCTCTGAGGTCATGTGCGTGGGTTCGGTCGCGCAGAAGTTCTCGGCGTTCGGCTGGACGGCCGTCGAGGTCGACGGCCATGACGTCGACGCGGTGCGCGACGCACTGCTGCAGGCCAAGGCGCACGAAGGCGGCCCCATCGTCGTGGTGGCGCATACGGTGAAGGGCAAGGGCGTCTCGTTCATGGAAGGCGACGCAGGATGGCACGGTAAGGCACCGTCCGCCGAGCAGGTCGCGCAGGCTGTCGCGGAACTCGCGATGGATGAAGGGAGCGAGGAGTGA
- a CDS encoding YitT family protein has protein sequence MSRAGATGKTKRGSGGVVIGHVLKSRRVRDFALMTLGIALVAWALDAFLIPNQIAAGGVSGLATVIYYWAKETFGLNLPVGAQMLAMNAVLLLIAWRVRGLPYVARILYGAVGLSVLVDVFARFSPALAGDDLLLAALYGGAITGLGLGLVFKTGSNTGGSDIIAQLLARKLPFGVGQLMLVVDATVTALAAFQFGPKLALYGAVAIFVASAAIDLVLEGVSVERAVWIITDQAETIGRAINFDLGRGATRLEATGVYTGERRGTIFVVVSRNEIDDLKAIVAAIDANAMVIISNVHEAIGEGFKEMNR, from the coding sequence ATGAGTCGCGCGGGTGCAACGGGAAAGACAAAGAGGGGGAGTGGCGGCGTGGTCATCGGACACGTGCTGAAGAGCAGGCGCGTTCGCGACTTCGCTTTGATGACCCTGGGAATTGCGCTGGTCGCATGGGCACTCGATGCGTTCCTCATTCCCAACCAGATCGCTGCAGGTGGCGTCTCCGGTCTGGCGACCGTCATCTACTACTGGGCCAAGGAGACGTTCGGCCTCAACCTCCCGGTCGGCGCCCAAATGCTGGCGATGAACGCAGTTCTGCTGCTCATCGCATGGCGGGTGCGCGGTTTGCCCTACGTCGCGAGGATCCTGTATGGCGCCGTTGGCCTTTCGGTACTGGTTGACGTCTTTGCGCGGTTCTCGCCTGCGCTGGCGGGAGATGATCTTCTCCTGGCGGCGCTGTACGGCGGCGCCATCACGGGCCTTGGCCTCGGTCTTGTCTTCAAGACGGGAAGCAATACCGGAGGTTCGGACATCATTGCGCAGCTGCTCGCGCGCAAGCTGCCGTTTGGGGTCGGCCAACTCATGCTGGTCGTCGATGCCACGGTCACGGCGCTCGCGGCGTTTCAGTTCGGTCCCAAGCTTGCTCTCTACGGCGCTGTTGCGATCTTTGTCGCCTCCGCGGCGATTGACCTCGTTCTTGAGGGTGTCTCGGTCGAGCGAGCGGTGTGGATCATCACCGATCAGGCCGAGACTATCGGCCGCGCAATCAACTTCGATCTCGGCAGGGGAGCGACTCGGCTTGAGGCGACCGGAGTCTACACGGGCGAAAGGCGAGGAACCATCTTCGTCGTGGTCTCGCGCAACGAGATCGACGATCTCAAAGCGATCGTCGCGGCAATCGACGCGAATGCAATGGTGATCATCTCGAACGTGCATGAGGCGATCGGCGAGGGCTTCAAGGAAATGAATCGTTAG